The following proteins are encoded in a genomic region of Gouania willdenowi chromosome 6, fGouWil2.1, whole genome shotgun sequence:
- the rhno1 gene encoding RAD9, HUS1, RAD1-interacting nuclear orphan protein 1 codes for MPRRGKKSEKPPLQFLERPVSVAKVQRHDPEVRAAFNPKEFFTESQTESSSVLNSWVSPQFDSSAAAAAPPRRGRRKVRAAVSLVDNSTQLCRKTSASTFPSLTFRTRTTASAAENQPRALTRSKSNCVTARRASETTAQGSTGDSTPTPAQVEDESIRSSPHPLLYAPCTPPCTQQPDALAVDTPEKDYGVKVTWRRRKELMCLLKERGFLSESDALSHS; via the exons ATGCCCCGTAGGGGAAAGAAGAGCGAGAAGCCTCCACTGCAGTTCCTGGAGCGGCCTGTGAGTGTCGCTAAAGTGCAGCGTCATGATCCTGAAGTTCGAGCAGCTTTTAACCCTAAAGAGTTTTTCACTGAGTCACAGACAGAGAGCAGCTCGGTTCTGAACTCATGG GTGAGCCCTCAGtttgacagctcagcagcagcagcagctcctccaaGACGAGGAAGGAGGAAGGTTAGAGCTGCTGTGAGTCTGGTGGACAACAGCACGCAGCTCTGCAGGAAAACCAGCGCGTCCACGTTCCCCTCTTTAACGTTTAGGACGAGGACGACTGCGTCTGCGGCAGAAAACCAACCACGAGCTTTGACTCGTAGCAAAAGTAACTGTGTCACAGCCAGGAGAGCCTCAGAGACCACAGCTCAGGGTTCTACTGGTGATTCTACGCCGACACCGGCTCAGGTGGAGGATGAAAGCATCCGTTCATCACCACATCCGCTCCTTTATGCGCCGTGCACGCCGCCGTGCACTCAGCAGCCTGATGCTTTAGCGGTGGACACACCTGAGAAGGATTACGGTGTGAAGGTgacatggaggaggaggaaggagctGATGTGTCTGTTAAAGGAGAGAGGATTCCTCTCTGAGTCTGATGCACTTAGTCACAGCTGA